Proteins encoded together in one Lathyrus oleraceus cultivar Zhongwan6 chromosome 5, CAAS_Psat_ZW6_1.0, whole genome shotgun sequence window:
- the LOC127086483 gene encoding kinesin-like protein KIN-14N, whose translation MVGTPMNGRRLSFGFGNGGHELGPSSTPPSNAGSDYGSFVDFTRDDVEALLNEKSKRKDRFNYKERCENMIDYIKRLKVCIRWFQDLELSYSLEQEKLKSSLELSQQKCMEIELLLKIKEEELNSIITEMRRNCSSLQEKLVKEETDKSAAMESLAKEREARLDFERSQTTLSEDLGRAQRELQTANQKISSLNDMYKRLQEYITSLQQYNGKLHSELSLVEGDLKRVEKEKATVVENLTMLKGQLTLSMASQEEATKQKDAFAGEVTSLRSELQQVRDDRDRQISQVQILSTEIVKFKDSSEKSGSELDNLTMKTKELETKCTFQDNHIMELQEKLTIAENKLEVCDISAIETRTEFEGQQKLVNELQRRLADAEYKLIEGEKLRKELHNTILELKGNIRVFCRVRPLLPEEGCSAEGKTISYPTSMEASGRGVELAQNGQKHSFTFDRVFAPDASQQEVFTEISQLVQSALDGYKVCIFAYGQTGSGKTYTMMGRPGHPGEKGLIPRSLEQIFQTKQSQQPQGWKYEMQVSMLEIYNETIRDLLSTTNKSASDATRVENGTPGKQYTIKHDASGNTHVTDLTVVDVQSVKEVAYLLNQAANSRSVGKTQMNEQSSRSHFVFTLRIYGVNESTDQQVQGILNLIDLAGSERLSRSGSTGDRLKETQAINKSLSSLSDVIFALAKKEDHIPFRNSKLTYLLQPCLGGDSKTLMFVNISPDQASSGESLCSLRFASRVNACEIGTPRRTTTNGRPAESRLSYF comes from the exons ATGGTTGGTACTCCAATGAATGGAAGAAGGCtctcttttggatttggaaatggTGGACATGAGCTTGGTCCTAGTAGTACTCCACCAAGCAATGCTGGTTCTGATTATGGAAGCTTCGTAGATTTCACAAGAGATGATGTTGAGGCTCTTCTTAATGAGAAATCCAAAAGGAAAGACAGATTTAATTACAAG GAAAGATGTGAAAATATGATTGATTATATAAAAAGGCTTAAGGTTTGTATTAGATGGTTTCAAGACCTTGAGTTGAGTTACTCATTAGAGCAAGAGAAGTTAAAGAGTTCATTGGAGTTGTCTCAACAAAAATGCATGGAAATAG AGTTGCTGCTAAAAATCAAGGAAGAAGAACTGAATTCAATTATTACAGAAATGAGAAGAAATTGCAGTTCTTTGCAAGAGAAATTAGTGAAGGAAGAAACTGATAAATCG GCTGCGATGGAATCTCTTGCTAAAGAGAGAGAGGCTAGGCTTGACTTTGAAAGGTCGCAAACTACATTATCAGAAGATCTTGGTAGAGCTCAACGAGAGCTTCAAACTGCGAATCAGAAG ATATCATCACTCAATGACATGTATAAGCGATTACAAGAGTATATAACAAGCTTGCAACAATACAATGGAAAACTTCATTCTGAGCTTTCTTTGGTTGAAGGTGATCTCAAGCGTGTAGAGAAAGAGAAAGCGACCGTAGTGGAAAATCTTACCATGTTGAAGGGCCAGCTTACTTTGTCTATG GCTTCTCAAGAAGAGGCTACAAAACAGAAGGATGCTTTTGCGGGTGAAGTTACATCCCTTCGAAGCGAGCTGCAACAAGTGAGGGACGATCGGGATCGCCAAATATCTCAAGTGCAAATTTTAAGTACTGAAATAGTCAAGTTTAAAGATTCTTCAGAAAAGTCAGGTTCTGAACTGGACAACTTGACCATGAAAACAAAGGAACTGGAG ACAAAATGTACTTTTCAAGATAATCATATAATGGAATTACAAGAGAAGCTAACGATTGCAGAGAACAAACTCGAG GTTTGCGATATATCTGCTATTGAGACAAGAACAGAATTCGAAGGCCAACAAAAACTCGTAAATGAGTTACAAAGGCGATTGGCAGATGCGGAATACAAACTTATAGAAGGCGAGAAGTTGAGAAAAGAATTACATAATACCATTTTG GAACTGAAAGGAAACATTCGTGTGTTCTGTAGAGTGCGGCCTTTGTTACCCGAGGAAGGTTGTAGCGCAGAAGGAAAGACTATATCATATCCTACCTCAATGGAAGCTTCTGGACGAGGTGTTGAATTGGCACAAAATG GACAAAAACATTCTTTCACATTCGATAGAGTTTTTGCACCCGATGCGTCACAACAAGAAGTATTTACAGAAATTTCTCAGCTTGTGCAAAGTGCTCTTGATGGTTATAAG GTTTGCATTTTCGCGTATGGTCAGACAGGTTCGGGCAAAACCTATACAATGATGGGCAGGCCTGGACATCCCGGTGAAAAGGGCTTGATACCGCGTTCGCTCGAACAAATATTTCAAACTAAACAGTCTCAACAACCACAAGGATGGAAATACGAAATGCAg GTGTCAATGTTGGAAATATACAATGAAACGATTCGCGATTTATTGTCTACAACGAACAAGTCCGCATCAGACGCAACTCGAGTAGAAAATGGTACTCCTGGGAAGCAATACACAATCAAACATGATGCCAGTGGAAATACACATGTTACTGATCTTACAGTGGTTGATGTTCAGAGCGTAAAAGAGGTCGCGTATCTTTTAAACCAAGCGGCAAACAGCAG ATCTGTGGGAAAAACTCAGATGAATGAACAATCTTCAAGAAGTCATTTCGTATTCACTCTTCGAATATACGGTGTAAACGAG AGCACCGACCAACAAGTACAAGGTATTCTAAACCTCATCGATCTTGCTGGGAGCGAACGTCTTTCAAGGAGCGGCTCAACGGGAGACCGACTAAAAGAAACTCAA GCAATAAACAAAAGTTTGTCGTCATTAAGCGATGTTATATTTGCCTTGGCCAAGAAGGAAGATCATATTCCATTCAGAAACTCAAAACTTACATACCTACTTCAG CCTTGTCTAGGTGGAGACTCAAAGACATTAATGTTTGTAAACATCTCTCCCGACCAAGCTTCATCCGGAGAGTCGCTATGCTCACTCCGGTTCGCATCAAGAGTAAACGCTTGTGAAATCGGTACGCCTCGTCGCACCACCACCAACGGCCGCCCGGCAGAATCTCGCCTGAGCTATTTCTAA
- the LOC127086484 gene encoding photosynthetic NDH subunit of lumenal location 3, chloroplastic gives MAPLTNLHGVSKILTPITCLLPNAQKTLRKGQVVVGFLGSKTEKLTECDSIHSTRRTAAISFVSLVLTWQFNEKISLAKDNGFWIDGPIPEPTVTNNITNEKTGTRSFIKKKLFMANIGVKGSVFRIKKSSFDLLAMADLIAQDTLNYVRRYLRIKSTFIYFDFDKVISAVPVDEKQQLTDMANKLFDNFEKLEEASRNKNLAETQACYKETEVMLKDVMDKMTIMYKTI, from the exons ATGGCTCCTCTAACAAACTTGCATGGAGTCTCCAAAATCTTAACTCCAATTACATGTCTTCTTCCAAATGCACAAAAAACCCTTAGAAAAGGACAAGTAGTTGTTGGATTTCTTGGAAGCAAAACAGAGAAACTAACAGAATGTGATTCAATTCACAGTACAAGAAGAACAGCTGCAATAAGCTTTGTTTCTCTAGTCCTTACATGGCAATTCAATGAGAAGATTTCACTAGCTAAGGATAACGGATTCTGGATTGATGGTCCTATTCCAGAACCAACTGTCACTAATA ATATTACGAATGAGAAAACGGGGACGCGTTCATTTATTAAGAAGAAACTCTTCATGGCGAACATTGGAGTGAAAGGAAGTGTTTTTAGGATTAAGAAATCTTCGTTTGATCTTCTTGCAATGGCGGATTTGATTGCACAAGACACACTCAACTATGTTAGGAGGTACCTAAGAATCAAGTCTACTTTCATCTACTTTGACTTTGACAAGGTTATCTCTGCTGTTCCGGTCGATGAGAAGCAACAACTAACCGACATGGCTAACAAATTGTTTGATAATTTTGAAAAG CTTGAAGAAGCTTCAAGGAACAAGAATCTAGCAGAAACACAAGCATGTTATAAGGAAACTGAAGTTATGCTCAAAGATGTCATGGACAAGATGACTATAATGTATAAAACAATTTGA